TGGATTAGGGTTGTCCATTGTTAAGCAACTTGTTCAACTACATCATGGTCACATTGAAGTAATGAGTGAAAAAGGAAAGGGAGCGAGGTTTATTATCCAACTGCCTTTTCAGGACAATGTAAAGAATTAACGGTAGAAAAACTTTCTATAACATACACAAAAAAGAACATATTAAGATAATATGTCCTTTTTTGTGTGACCATCGAGTTTTCTAACCTAGCATTTAGGGAAGTAACAAGCACCTACAATGATTAGTAAGATGAACAATACTACAATCAATACAAAGGTATTGTTACAAGGTTCAGGACAAGCGTATCCGTAACTAGGAGCAACATAAGTTGGTTGTGGTGGAACATTAGCTGCCATTACGGGTGCGGCGTTTACGTTAGCCCCCATATAAGGTGCTGCATTGACATTAGCCTCCATATTCATACTTCCTTTCGTATAGATATTCACTACATTATACTCACCTAGTTTCAAAGTGTCCTGATTCGGAAAGAAAATGGGTGTATGTCACGAATGCTTATGAACTGATGTATTTTTGGAGATAAGTGAGATAGTTATAAAAGGAAATAGAACATTCATTATGGTGGAATACAAAATGAAATTTTTTATAATCGGCATGGTTTCTTTGGTATGTTGTTAATCCAGAAAGACGATCAAAGGAAGGTTTGGTACGCAGTCTTGTTAAATAAGCGGGTTCACTACTATCCGGGCGTCTCTTTTGATTTAAAAAATCAATGACTTCTTCAGCAGTCATTATACTAAAACCATGCCCGAAATATTTTCCATCATCCATCAAGACAGC
Above is a window of Bacillus carboniphilus DNA encoding:
- a CDS encoding YjcZ family sporulation protein → MAANVPPQPTYVAPSYGYACPEPCNNTFVLIVVLFILLIIVGACYFPKC